The proteins below are encoded in one region of Microvirga ossetica:
- a CDS encoding DUF4174 domain-containing protein, whose protein sequence is MMDSITPAKAEHDPLARYRWTARVLVVLAADPESPDLAEQKRQIESLKDGAAERELVVVQPPAGSAEATALRTWLGLSSEPFQAVLVGKDGGVKLRAAKPIMAPELVATIDAMPMRQDEMRRRTRSP, encoded by the coding sequence ATGATGGATTCCATAACCCCTGCCAAGGCTGAACACGATCCGCTAGCCCGCTATCGCTGGACAGCGCGCGTGTTGGTCGTGCTTGCGGCTGATCCGGAGAGTCCGGACTTGGCCGAGCAGAAGCGTCAAATCGAAAGCCTGAAGGACGGCGCAGCTGAACGTGAGCTCGTAGTGGTCCAACCACCTGCGGGTTCGGCGGAGGCGACGGCGTTGCGAACGTGGCTCGGCCTTAGCAGCGAGCCGTTCCAGGCGGTGCTGGTGGGTAAAGATGGGGGTGTGAAGCTGCGCGCTGCCAAGCCAATCATGGCGCCAGAGCTGGTGGCTACCATCGATGCTATGCCGATGCGGCAGGACGAAATGCGCCGGCGCACCCGCTCGCCATAG
- a CDS encoding DUF427 domain-containing protein — protein MPLTPKRESIWDYPRPPKVETVTERISVRFAGVMIADTTRARRVLETSHPPVYYLPPDDVRLDLLVPTPDRSFCEFKGEASYVTIVTRSRRSKRAGWLYENPTSAFRSIAGYLAFYASRVDEAKVGDELVLGQPGDFYGGWITSWVVGPFKGAPGTMGW, from the coding sequence GTGCCGCTGACACCGAAACGGGAGTCGATCTGGGACTATCCGCGACCGCCCAAGGTTGAGACGGTGACGGAGCGGATCAGCGTGCGCTTTGCCGGCGTGATGATTGCCGACACGACCCGCGCGCGTCGCGTGCTTGAGACCAGCCATCCGCCAGTCTACTACCTCCCGCCCGACGATGTCCGATTGGATCTGCTTGTGCCAACACCGGACCGCTCTTTTTGCGAGTTCAAGGGCGAGGCTTCGTATGTGACGATCGTCACGAGGAGCCGGCGATCAAAGCGAGCGGGATGGCTCTACGAGAACCCGACATCCGCCTTTCGCTCGATCGCGGGATATCTTGCGTTCTACGCCTCACGCGTTGACGAGGCGAAGGTTGGCGATGAGTTGGTCCTTGGACAACCAGGCGACTTCTATGGCGGCTGGATCACTTCATGGGTCGTCGGACCCTTCAAGGGCGCGCCGGGAACAATGGGATGGTGA
- a CDS encoding DUF2945 domain-containing protein codes for MAKTLKSGDKVSWDSSGGHSVGTVVKKQTSPTQIKGHKVAASKDNPQYIVKSDKSGKVAAHKPRELKKA; via the coding sequence ATGGCAAAAACCTTGAAGAGTGGTGACAAAGTATCCTGGGACTCGTCGGGTGGGCACAGCGTCGGCACAGTGGTGAAAAAGCAAACTAGCCCGACACAGATCAAAGGCCACAAGGTTGCGGCGTCCAAAGATAATCCGCAGTACATCGTCAAAAGCGACAAGTCCGGCAAAGTCGCCGCGCACAAACCTCGCGAACTCAAGAAGGCATAG
- a CDS encoding deoxyribodipyrimidine photo-lyase: protein MSIHPTLIRVLKDAEPRSGARYVLYWMQQSQRARFNPALEYAVDEANARDLPVLVCFGLMDCYPEANARHYTFMLEGLAEVARALAERGIAFMISRGSPDQVGLGFAQDAALIVCDRGYLKPQRAWRASVARQTTCRVVQVEGDVLVPVEIASPKHEVGARTLRPKLYRVWDAYIVPLEPRPVRRPALKLATTSHFDLRDVPALVRSLKVDQTVAPVHRFQGGTDQAWARLGHFLDEPFARYAKNRSVPEAGAASHMSPYLHFGQISPVEIALAIREARTGDDESRSAYLEELIVRRELAMNHVFYDERYDAYETVPEWARKTLDSRRTDQRPYLYTREQLEGGETHDRYWNAATLEMRATGYMHNHMRMYWGKKILEWSPSPEEAFETTLRLNNRYFLDGRDANSFTNVAWVFGLHDRPWGPRNVFGNVRSMGQNTFKKFDADAYVRTVETLALEEAGERRDLRRE from the coding sequence ATGAGCATTCATCCCACGCTTATCCGCGTTCTGAAGGACGCCGAGCCGCGCTCCGGTGCGCGCTATGTGCTGTACTGGATGCAGCAATCCCAGCGCGCCCGCTTTAACCCGGCCTTGGAATACGCTGTCGACGAGGCGAATGCGCGCGATCTACCGGTTCTGGTCTGCTTTGGCCTCATGGACTGCTACCCTGAGGCTAACGCTCGTCACTACACCTTCATGCTGGAAGGACTGGCCGAGGTCGCGCGAGCGCTAGCCGAGCGGGGCATCGCCTTCATGATCAGCCGCGGGTCGCCGGATCAGGTGGGGCTCGGCTTTGCTCAGGACGCCGCGTTGATCGTATGTGATCGCGGCTACCTCAAGCCTCAAAGGGCGTGGCGCGCCAGCGTCGCCCGGCAGACAACCTGCCGTGTTGTTCAGGTCGAGGGTGACGTGCTTGTGCCGGTTGAGATCGCCTCGCCCAAGCACGAGGTTGGCGCCCGCACGCTGCGCCCCAAGCTGTATCGCGTATGGGACGCCTACATCGTCCCGCTCGAGCCTCGGCCGGTGCGCCGCCCAGCCCTCAAACTCGCTACGACGAGCCACTTTGATCTCAGAGACGTGCCCGCCCTAGTGCGCTCGCTCAAGGTCGACCAGACCGTCGCCCCCGTGCACCGCTTTCAGGGCGGAACGGACCAGGCCTGGGCGCGGCTCGGGCACTTCTTAGACGAGCCCTTCGCTCGCTACGCCAAGAACCGCAGCGTGCCAGAGGCCGGGGCGGCGTCGCACATGAGCCCGTACCTGCACTTTGGGCAGATCTCGCCTGTCGAGATCGCACTCGCGATCCGCGAGGCCAGGACCGGCGATGACGAGAGCCGGTCGGCTTACCTCGAAGAGCTGATTGTCCGGCGGGAACTCGCCATGAACCACGTGTTCTATGACGAGCGCTACGACGCTTACGAGACTGTGCCGGAATGGGCGCGCAAAACGCTTGACAGCCGGCGCACCGACCAGCGGCCCTATCTCTACACGCGCGAGCAGCTTGAGGGGGGCGAAACCCACGACCGCTACTGGAATGCGGCCACGCTGGAGATGCGCGCGACAGGTTACATGCATAACCACATGCGCATGTACTGGGGCAAGAAGATCCTGGAGTGGTCGCCCTCGCCTGAAGAGGCATTTGAGACGACGCTGCGGCTCAACAACCGTTACTTTCTGGACGGGCGAGACGCGAACTCGTTCACCAACGTAGCCTGGGTGTTTGGGCTTCATGACCGGCCCTGGGGACCCCGCAACGTGTTCGGCAATGTGCGCTCCATGGGCCAGAACACGTTCAAAAAGTTTGATGCCGACGCCTATGTTCGAACAGTTGAGACTCTGGCCCTTGAGGAGGCGGGAGAAAGGAGAGACCTCAGACGCGAGTAG
- a CDS encoding glutathione S-transferase, translating to MVVHKSVRSDALAGLDFETEVLSGEDPSARAELLHLSPSFLVPRLTHGEIRVWDALAIAAYLNEISPKVHLLPAEPAARAWCWSISGEMHGGFINLRSSLPMNLKVRRADFKVWGGAKSDIERITAIWRECLVRHGGPWLFGTRPTLADAMYAPVCTRFVTYGVALPEESASYRDHVMNWRLMGEWIEGALAEPEEIEELDIEF from the coding sequence ATGGTGGTGCATAAGTCCGTCCGGAGTGATGCGCTGGCGGGTCTGGATTTTGAGACTGAAGTCCTGTCCGGGGAAGATCCGAGCGCCAGGGCCGAGCTGCTTCATCTGTCACCGTCGTTTCTGGTGCCACGCCTGACCCATGGAGAAATCCGGGTCTGGGACGCACTGGCCATCGCCGCTTACCTGAACGAGATCTCCCCAAAGGTTCACCTTCTTCCCGCGGAGCCGGCGGCCCGGGCATGGTGCTGGTCGATCTCAGGTGAGATGCATGGAGGCTTCATCAACCTGCGCTCTTCGCTGCCGATGAACCTCAAGGTCCGCCGGGCGGACTTCAAGGTCTGGGGCGGAGCCAAGTCCGACATCGAGCGGATCACGGCGATCTGGCGGGAATGCCTGGTGCGCCACGGTGGCCCGTGGCTGTTCGGCACTCGTCCGACCCTCGCGGACGCGATGTACGCGCCAGTCTGCACGCGCTTTGTCACCTATGGTGTTGCGCTCCCGGAGGAAAGCGCATCCTACCGCGATCACGTCATGAACTGGCGGTTGATGGGTGAGTGGATCGAAGGGGCGCTTGCCGAGCCTGAAGAGATTGAGGAGCTCGATATAGAGTTCTGA
- a CDS encoding restriction endonuclease, translating into MLAERGGQRAVIRYKLYQSAVGNKAVQEAYAAMTHYSAEYAAVITSSGFTPSARRLSATTGVVLVLHSEVDRFDELLAAGGRARKPAPVEVSDTSERATLIATLLIGWEITNTRTRSSTMRGVMLASS; encoded by the coding sequence GTGCTCGCCGAAAGGGGCGGGCAACGGGCTGTGATCCGGTACAAGCTTTACCAAAGCGCTGTCGGCAACAAGGCGGTCCAGGAGGCCTACGCGGCCATGACCCACTACTCGGCCGAATACGCCGCGGTGATCACGAGCAGCGGGTTTACGCCATCAGCCCGGCGTCTCTCCGCCACCACGGGTGTAGTCCTAGTGCTGCATTCGGAAGTCGACCGCTTCGACGAGTTGCTGGCGGCGGGCGGCCGGGCCAGGAAACCTGCCCCGGTTGAAGTGAGCGACACGTCGGAACGTGCGACGTTGATCGCTACCCTGTTGATTGGCTGGGAAATCACGAACACACGCACCCGGTCATCGACGATGCGTGGGGTTATGCTCGCCTCCTCGTAA
- a CDS encoding ABC transporter ATP-binding protein, whose translation MTVARNTLKGDGQALQSRLPDRQVATIDDAVLCLGGRRVLNGATLTLFQGEIYALLGPNGVGKTSLMRVLCGQLPLERGRVGLGAALEDPRQNRNVLRLVGHVPQSIAIFLRLTVRENLEVFSRFLDVKLTREAISHLIEVTRLGPVADTVAATLSGGLRRRVNIAVALIGGPRLLLLDEPTVGIDLEARDAIHHVLADLRDHGATVLLITHDFDQAERLADRIGFMRAGQVILEGRPADLLRQAIGAKKQIEAALSYDVDDPAQTELRTLGLERVNDGLLWRGLADEVHGTSTILEFLQSDRVPLREIRIREPGLDVLFRQLMGPSAP comes from the coding sequence ATGACAGTGGCTCGAAATACATTGAAAGGCGATGGGCAAGCGCTGCAATCAAGGCTCCCCGATCGTCAGGTCGCGACAATCGACGATGCGGTTCTGTGTCTTGGTGGCCGCCGGGTGCTCAATGGCGCGACTTTGACCCTGTTCCAAGGCGAAATCTATGCTCTTCTAGGACCGAATGGAGTAGGCAAAACGTCTCTTATGCGTGTATTGTGCGGCCAACTGCCATTGGAGCGCGGCCGGGTCGGTCTTGGGGCAGCGTTGGAGGATCCGCGCCAGAACAGAAACGTTCTACGTCTGGTCGGCCATGTGCCTCAAAGCATTGCAATCTTCCTGCGCCTCACGGTTCGGGAGAACCTTGAAGTCTTCTCGCGGTTCCTCGACGTGAAACTGACCCGTGAGGCGATCAGTCACCTTATCGAGGTCACGCGTCTTGGCCCGGTTGCGGACACGGTGGCCGCCACGCTCTCAGGCGGCTTGCGGCGGCGTGTCAACATCGCAGTTGCGTTGATCGGAGGGCCTCGGCTGTTGCTTCTCGACGAGCCAACAGTAGGGATCGATCTTGAGGCGCGAGACGCCATTCACCACGTCCTGGCCGACCTTCGGGATCATGGCGCCACGGTCCTTCTAATCACCCATGATTTCGACCAGGCGGAGCGGCTCGCGGACAGGATTGGCTTTATGCGTGCGGGACAGGTCATCCTCGAGGGTCGCCCGGCCGATTTGTTGCGACAGGCAATCGGCGCCAAGAAGCAGATTGAGGCCGCGCTCAGCTATGACGTGGATGATCCAGCGCAAACCGAGTTGCGCACTCTTGGGCTGGAGCGGGTCAACGACGGGTTGCTCTGGAGGGGTCTAGCAGACGAAGTCCACGGCACTTCGACAATTCTGGAGTTTCTGCAGTCAGACCGGGTGCCTTTGCGGGAAATCCGTATCCGCGAACCCGGCCTCGATGTCCTCTTTCGGCAACTAATGGGACCTTCTGCGCCATGA
- a CDS encoding DUF2141 domain-containing protein — MFTVALFLYSDFGASATTLHVDAFGIQIGAGTVFAGLCVGGLDERSCQFGQTSPGRMAAIRFTFPELLPGTYAIAIFQDLNGNGRLDRTPLGLPLEPYGFSNDAGRLRRPTFAGASIQVGDQDLRIAVRLTVIPQAR, encoded by the coding sequence ATGTTCACCGTCGCCTTGTTTTTGTATTCTGATTTCGGCGCTTCAGCTACGACATTGCACGTGGATGCGTTCGGCATCCAGATAGGAGCCGGAACCGTGTTTGCCGGACTCTGTGTTGGCGGGCTGGACGAGCGGTCATGCCAGTTTGGCCAGACGAGCCCGGGGCGGATGGCGGCGATACGCTTCACGTTTCCGGAACTGCTGCCGGGCACATACGCAATTGCTATCTTTCAGGACCTGAATGGCAACGGGCGGCTGGATCGAACACCGCTCGGGCTCCCGCTTGAGCCTTATGGTTTTTCTAACGACGCGGGGCGGCTTCGTCGTCCGACCTTTGCCGGCGCAAGCATTCAGGTTGGCGATCAGGATCTTCGCATTGCCGTGAGACTGACTGTCATCCCGCAAGCGCGCTAG
- a CDS encoding IS6 family transposase, whose protein sequence is MFKGRHFDRSVILLCIRWYLAYNLSLRNLEEMMAERGISVDHATIHRWVIRYSPELLKRFNARKRVVTSKWHIDETYIKVRSRWMYLYRAIDSNGDTVEFWFSERRNLTVADRFLRKALKRHGRPERIVIDGSQTNREAILSCDAESRLPDRSRRRLKPIRIRQSRYLNNRIEQDHRVVKRRVRPMLGFKSADSARVIVSGIELIHMMRKQQAKYVCSQQLSLAEQFDLLAA, encoded by the coding sequence ATGTTCAAGGGTAGGCATTTTGATCGTTCGGTAATCCTGCTCTGCATCCGGTGGTATTTGGCTTACAATCTCAGCCTCCGAAACTTGGAGGAGATGATGGCTGAGCGTGGCATCTCAGTCGATCACGCGACCATTCACCGATGGGTTATCCGGTACTCGCCCGAACTGCTGAAGCGCTTTAATGCTCGCAAGAGGGTCGTCACCAGCAAGTGGCACATCGACGAAACTTACATCAAGGTCAGAAGTCGCTGGATGTACCTTTACCGGGCGATTGACAGCAACGGCGACACGGTTGAGTTCTGGTTCAGCGAACGGCGTAACCTCACGGTTGCCGATCGGTTCCTGCGCAAGGCGCTCAAGCGGCACGGCCGGCCCGAGAGGATCGTCATCGACGGCAGCCAGACCAACCGGGAAGCCATCCTGTCGTGTGATGCCGAGAGCCGTCTGCCGGATCGGTCAAGACGCAGGCTCAAGCCGATCAGGATCAGGCAGAGCCGCTACCTGAATAACCGCATCGAGCAGGATCACCGTGTCGTCAAACGCCGCGTGCGTCCGATGCTCGGCTTCAAGTCTGCTGACAGTGCCCGGGTGATCGTAAGTGGCATCGAGTTGATTCACATGATGCGCAAACAGCAGGCGAAATATGTCTGCAGTCAGCAGCTGTCGCTCGCCGAGCAGTTTGACCTGCTCGCCGCATGA